A stretch of DNA from Streptomyces gobiensis:
CCCCGACAACGCGCCGCTGCTCGGCCCCACCGCGCTGCCCGGCCTCCAGGTGGCCACCGGGCACTACCGCAACGGCATCCTGCTGGCCCCGGTCACGGGCGACGCGCTGGCCCAGTCGCTGACCACCGGCGAACTCCCCGAAGAGGCCCGCCCCTTCACCGCCCGACGCTTCTCGGACGCGCTTCAGGAGCAGCCCGCATGAGGATCCGTATCAACGGCGAAGACCGCGTCACCCCCGACGGGACCACCCTCGACGCCCTGATCTCAACCCTGACCACCGCCCCCAGCGGCGTCGCCGCGGCCGTCAACGAGGCTGTCGTGCCACGTGGCCAGTGGGCGGACACCACCCTCGGTGACGGCGACCGCGTTGAGGTCCTCACCGCGGTCCAAGGAGGCTGACGCCCGTGACACCCGCGACCCCCGATCCGCTGACCATCGGTGACACCAGCTTTGCCTCCCGGCTGATCATGGGAACGGGCGGCGCGCCCAGTCTCGATGTGCTGGAGCGCTCACTGGCGGCGTCCGGTACGGAGCTGACCACGGTGGCGATGCGGCGGCTCGACCCCACCGTGCAGGGCTCGGTGCTCTCCGTCCTGGACAGACTGGGCATCCGTGTACTGCCCAACACGGCGGGCTGCTTCACCGCGGGCGAGGCGGTGCTCACCGCCCGGCTGGCCCGGGAAGCGCTGGGCACCGACCTGATCAAACTGGAGGTCATCGCTGACGAGCGCACGCTGCTGCCCGACCCGATCGAGCTGCTGGACGCCGCCGAGATCCTGGTCGACGACGGCTTCACCGTCCTCCCCTACACGAACGACGACCCGGTGCTCGCCCGGAAGCTGGAGGACGTGGGCTGCGCCGCGGTCATGCCGCTGGGCTCGCCCATCGGCTCCGGGCTCGGCATCCGCAATCCGCACAACTTTCAGCTGATCACCGAGCGGGCCCGGGTCCCGGTCATTCTGGACGCGGGTGCGGGCACGGCGTCGGATGTGGCGCTGGCCATGGAGCTGGGCTGTGCGGCGGTCATGCTGGCCTCGGCCGTCACCCGTGCCCAGGAGCCGGTTCTCATGGCGGAGGCCATGCGCCACGCGACGGAGGCGGGCCGGCTGGCGTTCCGCGCCGGCCGTATTCCCCGCCGCCACTTCGCGGAGGCGTCCTCGCCGACGGAGGGGCTGGCGGCCCTTGACCCGGAGCGGCCGGCTTTCGCGTAGGGGGTCTTCTCCCCAGCCCCGCCCCTTCCCGAAACTGGGGGCTCCGCCCCCAGACCCCCGGCGGGGCTGGGAAAACCCATCGCGGGGCTCCGCCCGCGCACCGGTCCTGTTACCGTTTCGCTGCGATTTTGGCTGGTGGACGCACCGGGCGCCAGCAACGGCCGCTTCAACTCGTAGACTCTCGGCCGTGGATACGACCCTTCAGGACCCGTTGATCGGCCAGGTGCTAGACGACCGGTACCGCGTCGAAGCGCGGATCGCCGTCGGCGGCATGGCCACGGTGTACCGGGCCGTGGACACCCGGCTGGACCGTGTGCTCGCTCTGAAGGTGATGCACCCCTCCCTCGTTGACGACGCTCTCTTCGTTGAGCGCTTCATCCGGGAGGCGAAGTCCGCCGCGCGCCTCGCGCACTCCAATATCGTCGGCGTCTTCGACCAGGGCACCGACGGCACCTATGTCTATCTGGCGATGGAGTACGTCGCCGGGTGCACGCTCCGCGATGTGCTCCGGGAGCGTGGCGCCCTCCAGCCCCGCGCCGCGCTCGACATCCTGGAGCCGATACTCGCCGCGCTTGGCGCCGCGCACCGCGCCCAGCTGGTGCACCGCGATATGAAGCCGGAGAACGTGCTGGTCGGCGAGGACGGCCGGGTCAAGGTCGCCGACTTCGGGCTGGTACGTGCCGTGGACACCCAGACCTCGGCGTCCACTACGTCCATCATGGGCACGGTCTCCTATCTCGCCCCGGAGCAGATCGAGCACGGCATCGCGGGCACCGCCGCCGATATCTACGCCTGCGGCGTGATGCTCTACGAGATGCTGACCGGTGCCAAACCGCACTCGGGGACCACCCCCGCCCAGGTGCTCTACCAGCATCTGAACCATGACGTCGCGCCGCCGTCCGGGGCCGTGCCCGGGCTGGCCACCGCGCTGGACGGGCTGGTGGCACGGGCCACGGCCCGTGACCCCGAGGAGCGTCCGGCCGACGCGGTCGTGATGCTTCAGGAGATGCGGGCCGTACGCGCCACACTCACCGAGGAGCAGCTGGACGCGGTCCCCCCGCAGGCGCACGCCCCGGCAAACCCGGCAAACCCCGATGAGTCGGCCACCTCCGTGATCCCGCGTTCGGCGGCCGCCAGGGAGCCGGTGAACCACACCAGTGTCCTCCCGCCGCCACCCGCCGGGCCGCCGGGCACCCCACCGCCCCGCTCCCGGTCCGGGCGGCCCCGGCGCTCGCTGGTGGCGCTGATCGGGGCCGTACTACTGGTCCTGGGGCTGGGCGCGGGCGTCTGGTACATCAACTCCGGACAGTTCACCCGGACCCCGAGTGTGCTCCGGATGACGCAGCCCGAGGCGGAGAAGACCCTCGCCGACGCCGGGCTGCGGGCGAAGGTCACCAGGGCGCACAGCGCCACCATCCCGCGTGGCCGGGTCATCCGGACCGAGCCAGGCCCCGGCGCCCGTATCCGGGGCAATGGCACGGTCACCATCACCGTCTCCCGGGGCCCGGAGGTCGTAACGGTCCCGGACCTCAAGGGCGTACCGCTGGCCACGGCGAGGAAGCAGCTCAAGAAGGCCGGGCTGGAGCCCGCCACGGTCTCCCGGGAGTTCAACGACGAGGTCGAGCAGGGCTCGGTGATCCGTACGGACCCCAGGGCGGGGATCGAGAAGCGCCCCGGCAGCGCGGTGGCGCTCACCGTCTCCAAGGGTGAAGAGCTGGAGTTCCCGGACGTCATCGGCCTGGACGAGGACACGGCGCGCACCACGCTGCGTGACACCGGCTTCACGGTGCGGGTCGCCCCGGCCCCGGTCCACTCCGCACAGGAGCCGGGTCTGGTCGCCGAGCAGTCACCGGGCGCGGGAGCGACCGGCGCCAAGGGCGACAGCGTCACGCTCACCCTCTCCAAGGGCCCTGAGATGGTCACCGTCCCGGATGTCGTCGGCCAGGACGAGGAGACGGCCGTCAGGGCGCTGAAGGACGCGGGCCTGGCGGTGAAGGTCCGCAGGATCTTCTTCACCGGCGAGGTCTTCAACCAGTCCGTGGACGGTGGCGAGCAGGCAGAGAAGGGCTCAACGATCACCATCTGGGTCCGCTGACAGACCCCTGACGGCCCTTCTGACGGTCTGTGCGAACGCGACTGCATGCTGTGTTCGCCCGAGCGACGATCTGTGATCCCCGGCATAGGACCTATGTCACTTACGACCGGGACTAGTGGACGTATTCGGCCCTCAGCGGCCCGGACGCATTTTGGTACCCCCAGGTTCCACGATGCTAGGTAGTACATCGCGGCTTTGCTCTGCGAATTTCCGGACGCTAACAATGCTTCCCGTCGCACGGCGCCGTAGAGCAGGAAACGGCGTGCAACGCCGCTCCGGCCTCTGCGACACCCAGTCGATGGAAAGAGACCCACACCGCCATGCCCGAATACAACATCCCGCGCCAGCTCAGTCGCATCACCAAGACCCAGAAGCTCTCCGCGCTTGGCATCACCGCCGTCGCCGGCGCCGCGACCCTCGCGATGAGCCTCACCCCGGTCAGCGCCGACACGACCGTCGCGCAGCCCGCCCTCACACCGGCCGCCTTCACCACCCTCACCAGCGAGATACCGGCCCAGCGCGCCAGCATCAGCCAGCAGCACGGTGCCGCCGAGGAGGCCGCCCGCCAGGCCGCCGCCGCCGAGGCGAAGAAGAAGGCTGAGGCGAAGAAGAAGGCGGAAGCCAAGAAGAAGGCCGAGGCCGCCAAGAAGAAGGCCGAGGCCGAGCGTCAGGCGAAGGCCGAGCGCGCGAAGAAGGCGGCGGCCAGCCGTGCCGCCGAGCGCGCGAAGCCCGCCTACGCCAACAACCTGGACGGCTGGATCCGTGAGTCCCTCGACATCATGAAGGCCAAGGGCATCCCCGGCACCTACCACGGCATCCACCGCAACATCATCCGGGAGTCCAGCGGCAACCCGAACGCCATCAACAACTGGGACATCAACGCCCGCAACGGAGTGCCCTCCATCGGCCTGCTCCAGGTCATCAAGCCGACCTTCGACGCCTACCACGTCGAGGGCACCAAGCACAGCCAGTGGGACCCGGTCGCCAACATCGTCGCCGCCTGCAACTACGCGGCCGACCGCTACGGCTCGATCGACAACGTCTTCGGGGCCTACTGAGCAGTGCGCCGAGCAGGCCTGGCACCCTGGATACGGTGAGCACTCCCCAGCACTCCAGCACCCCGGCCCGCAGCCGTAACCCGATTGGCGGCCATGTCCCCGTAGCCGGTGGACTGGCCGCCACGGGCATTTCCTACGCCCGTGAGATCGGCGCCGAGGCTCTACAGGTCTTTGTCGCCAATCCGCGCGGCTGGGCCACGCCCGTCGGCAGCTCCGCACAGGACGAGGCGTTCCGCGCGGCCTGTGCCGCCGAGTACCTTCCGGCCTACATCCACGCCCCGTATCTGATCAACTTCGGCTCACACACCGAGGTGACGGTCGACAGGTCCGTGATCTCCCTGCGGCACTCGCTGCGCCGGGGCCGGGAGATCGGCGCCCTGGGCGTGGTCGTCCACACCGGCTCCGCGACCGGCGGCCGCGAGCGCTCCGTAGCCCTCGCCCAGGTACGGGACCGGATGCTGCCGCTGCTGGATGAGCTGACGCACGACGACGATCCATGGCTGCTGCTGGAGCCGACCGCCGGGCAGGGTGCCTCGCTCTGTGCGCTGGCTGAGGATCTGGGCCCGTACTTCGACGCCC
This window harbors:
- a CDS encoding transglycosylase SLT domain-containing protein, which gives rise to MPEYNIPRQLSRITKTQKLSALGITAVAGAATLAMSLTPVSADTTVAQPALTPAAFTTLTSEIPAQRASISQQHGAAEEAARQAAAAEAKKKAEAKKKAEAKKKAEAAKKKAEAERQAKAERAKKAAASRAAERAKPAYANNLDGWIRESLDIMKAKGIPGTYHGIHRNIIRESSGNPNAINNWDINARNGVPSIGLLQVIKPTFDAYHVEGTKHSQWDPVANIVAACNYAADRYGSIDNVFGAY
- a CDS encoding deoxyribonuclease IV translates to MSTPQHSSTPARSRNPIGGHVPVAGGLAATGISYAREIGAEALQVFVANPRGWATPVGSSAQDEAFRAACAAEYLPAYIHAPYLINFGSHTEVTVDRSVISLRHSLRRGREIGALGVVVHTGSATGGRERSVALAQVRDRMLPLLDELTHDDDPWLLLEPTAGQGASLCALAEDLGPYFDALDRHPKLGVCLDTCHAFAAGHDLAAPGGTKALLDELVTVTGEGRLKLIHANDSKDVVGAHKDRHENIGSGHIGAEPFRELFLHPATEGVPLVIETPGGKEGHTADVAGLKSLRDV
- the thiS gene encoding sulfur carrier protein ThiS; the encoded protein is MRIRINGEDRVTPDGTTLDALISTLTTAPSGVAAAVNEAVVPRGQWADTTLGDGDRVEVLTAVQGG
- a CDS encoding thiazole synthase, which gives rise to MTPATPDPLTIGDTSFASRLIMGTGGAPSLDVLERSLAASGTELTTVAMRRLDPTVQGSVLSVLDRLGIRVLPNTAGCFTAGEAVLTARLAREALGTDLIKLEVIADERTLLPDPIELLDAAEILVDDGFTVLPYTNDDPVLARKLEDVGCAAVMPLGSPIGSGLGIRNPHNFQLITERARVPVILDAGAGTASDVALAMELGCAAVMLASAVTRAQEPVLMAEAMRHATEAGRLAFRAGRIPRRHFAEASSPTEGLAALDPERPAFA
- the pknB gene encoding Stk1 family PASTA domain-containing Ser/Thr kinase — its product is MDTTLQDPLIGQVLDDRYRVEARIAVGGMATVYRAVDTRLDRVLALKVMHPSLVDDALFVERFIREAKSAARLAHSNIVGVFDQGTDGTYVYLAMEYVAGCTLRDVLRERGALQPRAALDILEPILAALGAAHRAQLVHRDMKPENVLVGEDGRVKVADFGLVRAVDTQTSASTTSIMGTVSYLAPEQIEHGIAGTAADIYACGVMLYEMLTGAKPHSGTTPAQVLYQHLNHDVAPPSGAVPGLATALDGLVARATARDPEERPADAVVMLQEMRAVRATLTEEQLDAVPPQAHAPANPANPDESATSVIPRSAAAREPVNHTSVLPPPPAGPPGTPPPRSRSGRPRRSLVALIGAVLLVLGLGAGVWYINSGQFTRTPSVLRMTQPEAEKTLADAGLRAKVTRAHSATIPRGRVIRTEPGPGARIRGNGTVTITVSRGPEVVTVPDLKGVPLATARKQLKKAGLEPATVSREFNDEVEQGSVIRTDPRAGIEKRPGSAVALTVSKGEELEFPDVIGLDEDTARTTLRDTGFTVRVAPAPVHSAQEPGLVAEQSPGAGATGAKGDSVTLTLSKGPEMVTVPDVVGQDEETAVRALKDAGLAVKVRRIFFTGEVFNQSVDGGEQAEKGSTITIWVR